A window of Massilia sp. NR 4-1 genomic DNA:
TGCGGTCGAAGCCCAGCAGGTCGTACAGCGCGTCGTACAGCGGGCGCAGATACGGGTCGACCTTCTGCGCCAGGTCGCCGGGCAGGAAGCCCAGGCGCTCGCCCGCTTCCACCGCGGGGCGGGTCAGGATGATGCGCTTGACGGCGTCGCGCTCCAGCGCATCGACGGCGCAGGCCACGGCCAGATAGGTCTTGCCGGTGCCGGCCGGGCCGATGCCGAAGCTGATGTCGTGCTCCAGGATATTGCGCAGGTAGCGGATCTGGTGCGGCGTGCGGCCGCGCAGATCGCTGCGCCGCGTTTTCAAGACCGGGCTGCTGATCTCGGGATCGTTGAAAGGCGGCTCTTCCTCCTCGCCGCCTTCGTCGTCCGGCGCCAGGCCGGCGCGCTGCTCGACCAGGGCCAGCTGCACCTCCTCCACCGGCACGGTCTTGCCGGCGACGGCGTAGAACTGTTCCAGGATGTGCACCGCGCGTTCGGCGTTGGTGCCGCTGACGATGAATTTTTCGCCGCGGCGGAAGATGGTCACATCCAGCGCCGCCGCGATCTGGCGCAGGTTTTCATCGAGCGGGCCGCACAGGTTCGCCAAGCGGGTATTGTCCAGCGGCTCGGGAATGAAGTAGTGCGGCTGCACGGGGGTTTTGGTTTTCAAAATCAGGCTGCATCCAGGCTGGGCGCGGCGGCAATCAGCTCGCCGCGCAGGGAATAAGAGAGGCTTTCGGTGATGCGCACATCGACCATCTTGCCGGCCAGGCGCGCGCCGCCGGCGCCGCCGTCGAACAGCACGGTGCGCGTATTGCCGGCGCGGCCCTGCAGTTCGCTGCCGCCGTTCTTCGACGGACCTTCCACCAGCACCTGCTGCACGCTGCCCACCATGGCCAGGCTGTGGCGCTTGGTGTTCTCGTCGATCAGCGCCTGCAGGCGCTGCAGGCGCGCCAGCTTGACTTCATGCGGCGTGTCGTCGGCCAGGTTGGCGGCCGGGGTGCCGGGGCGCTTGCTGAAGATGAAGCTGAAGCTGTTGTCGAAATCGACGTCGCGCACCAGCTTCATCATGGCTTCGAAATCTTCCTCGGTCTCACCGGGGAAGCCGACGATGAAGTCGGAGGCCACGGTGATATTCGGCCGCACCGCGCGCACGCGGCGGATCACCGATTTGTACTCGAGCGCGGTGTAGCCGCGCTTCATCGCGCCCAGGATGCGGTCGGCGCCATGCTGGGCCGGCAGGTAGAGGTGGTCGGCCAGCTGCGGAATCTTGGCGTAGCAGTCGATCAGGCGCTGCGTGAATTCCTTCGGGTGGCTGGTGACGAAGCGGATGCGCTCGATGCCGGGAATGGCGGCCACGTATTCGATCAGGAGCGCGAAATCGGCCAGCTGGCCGTCTTCGGCCATGGCGCCGCGGTAGGCGTTGACGTTCTGGCCCAGCAGCATGACTTCCTTCACGCCTTGGGCGGCCAGGCCGGCGACCTCGGTCAGCACGTCATCGAAGCGGCGCGAGACTTCCTCGCCGCGCGTGTAAGGCACCACGCAGTAGCTGCAATACTTGCTGCAGCCTTCCATGATGGAGACATAGGCGAAGGCGCCTTCCACGCGCGCCGGCGGCAGGTGGTCGAACTTCTCGATTTCCGGGAAGCTGATGTCGACCTGCGGCTTGCCGCTGTGGCGCCGCAGTTCCATCATTTTCGGCAGGCGGTGCAGGGTCTGCGGACCGAACACGATGTCCACCTGGGGCGCGCGCTTGACGATGGCGTCGCCTTCCTGCGAGGCGACGCAGCCGCCCACGCCGATCAAGAGATCGGGTTTGGCTTGTTTCAGCTTGCGGAACTGGCCCAGGTCGGAGAAGACTTTCTCCTGCGCCTTTTCGCGCACGGAACAAGTGTTAAGGAGGATCACATCGGCATCTTCCGGGCGGTCGGTGCGCACCAGCCCCTCGGACGCGCCGAGCACGTCGGCCATCTTGTCCGAGTCGTACTCGTTCATCTGGCAACCAAAGGTTTTGATAAAGACTTTTTTCTGCATAGGTGGAAGTTTACCGTAATTCGAAATGCGGAGGCTGGCGAAATGACCTTGCATTCCGGGCAAGCGCGCCCTAAATTGAAGAAGCTTGATCTATCCGGCGGAGGTTGCCATGGCAGTGAGTGCGATATCGGGCGTCAGTTCCGGCGCCTATGTACAGCAGGTCAATAACGCTGCCGCCGAGCGCCGCGTCGAGCAGGCGCGTCTGGCCGAGCAGGACCAGGCCCGGCGCGAAGCCGATGTGGCCCGCACCGACCAGCAGAATGTCGCGCGGCGCCAAGCCCAGCAAGCCTCCGATGCCGAGGCGGCCCAGCAGCGCGATTTCCTGACGCGCCAGCAATTGCAGGCCCAGAACAGCCAGCCGCAGGCGCCCGCGCCGGGCAGCCGCGTCAACGAAGTGGTGTGAATCTTTCCTTGTAGCTACAGCGTTTTCTTCCCTTCACCACAGTCCGGCGAGCAAGCCGGACTGCCAAGTTGTAACAGTTTCTTTCCGGTTTCTTGCGTGCGCCGCGAACCGCCCCCATGTGTTGAAATAGCATTGTTGCCAAGTTTTCTAGCGCATTGTTGAGCTAGAACAATGTCTGTGCGGCACTGCTTGGCTGGAGCCACCCGGTTTGGGCATAAGATTGCCGGTAGAGCAATTTCGTTTAAACCCTGGCCCCTGCGCCAGTTTTTCCCGGCGTAACTCGTTCTGAAACTTCTTGAGGAAAGCACCGTCTTTCCCAGTTCGGAGCAGACTTATTTCAGTAACCATATAGAGACGAGGAACATCATGGCACACCACGCACTTGCATCCCAGGATAGTTACAACCCCAACCACTTGCTCGATATTTTGCTGGGCAAGATGCAGCTGAAGAATGACGCTGCGCTGTCGCGCCTGCTGGAAGTGGCGCCGCCGGTCATCAGCAAGATCCGCCACCACCGCTTGCCGGTGGGTGCCTCGCTGCTGATCCGCATGCATGAAGTGACCGGCATGAGCATCCGCGACCTGCGCGACCTGATGGGCGACCGCCGCACCAAGTACCGCCTGTCCGACGCCCAGGGCCGGCCGAAGCCGGAAGACAAGCTGGCCGCCCAGGCCAAGGCCAGCGAGGGTGGCACCGGCGGCAACTATGCCCACTAAGCAGGCCGCTGCCGGTGGTGTTGCTGGCGCCGCTTAGGCCAGCAGCACCATCGAGATTTCTTCGTATTGCAGTTCGGTTTCGCGGAAGATGTGCATATAGCTGTCTTCGTCGATGGCCAGGGCCTGCCAGGCCACGGCCGACACCGGCGGCACCAGGTCGTCTTCGGCCTGCGCCAGATCGAGCGCATGCACGATGGCGTCGGCCACATGGATGATGGCCGCCAAGAAGCCTGCGCCCGGCGCTTCCGGGTCGTGGTGGCCGCCGATGGCCAGCCGCATCGTATCGGAAAAATTCCAGTGTTCC
This region includes:
- the miaB gene encoding tRNA (N6-isopentenyl adenosine(37)-C2)-methylthiotransferase MiaB — protein: MQKKVFIKTFGCQMNEYDSDKMADVLGASEGLVRTDRPEDADVILLNTCSVREKAQEKVFSDLGQFRKLKQAKPDLLIGVGGCVASQEGDAIVKRAPQVDIVFGPQTLHRLPKMMELRRHSGKPQVDISFPEIEKFDHLPPARVEGAFAYVSIMEGCSKYCSYCVVPYTRGEEVSRRFDDVLTEVAGLAAQGVKEVMLLGQNVNAYRGAMAEDGQLADFALLIEYVAAIPGIERIRFVTSHPKEFTQRLIDCYAKIPQLADHLYLPAQHGADRILGAMKRGYTALEYKSVIRRVRAVRPNITVASDFIVGFPGETEEDFEAMMKLVRDVDFDNSFSFIFSKRPGTPAANLADDTPHEVKLARLQRLQALIDENTKRHSLAMVGSVQQVLVEGPSKNGGSELQGRAGNTRTVLFDGGAGGARLAGKMVDVRITESLSYSLRGELIAAAPSLDAA
- a CDS encoding PhoH family protein; the protein is MKTKTPVQPHYFIPEPLDNTRLANLCGPLDENLRQIAAALDVTIFRRGEKFIVSGTNAERAVHILEQFYAVAGKTVPVEEVQLALVEQRAGLAPDDEGGEEEEPPFNDPEISSPVLKTRRSDLRGRTPHQIRYLRNILEHDISFGIGPAGTGKTYLAVACAVDALERDAVKRIILTRPAVEAGERLGFLPGDLAQKVDPYLRPLYDALYDLLGFDRTQKLFEKQVIEIAPLAYMRGRTLNHAFVILDEAQNTTVEQMKMFLTRIGFGSKAVITGDVTQVDLQKHQKSGLVDATQVLREVRGIAFSHFSSADVVRHPLVARIVDAYDTAQHAEAGVAPLLKPAQLKPIKAVRNVRKK